GCGGTCGACAAATTCGAGGTTCGAGATATTGGCCTTTTTCTCGCCGATCAATGTGCAAATACGCCCCAGCACCCCGGCATCATTGCCGATGGTCAAATCCAGCGTCGCGCCATAGACGGCGGGGTGGGTGCCCGAATGCCAGTGCAGATCAACCCAGCGCTCGGGTTCATTTTCAAACTCGGTCAGGCGATCACAGTCGATGGCGTGCACGACAACACCCTTGCCGCGATATGTAATTCCGACGATGCGCTCGCCTGGCAGTGGCTGGCAACAGGGGGCACGATCGAATTTCTGGCCCGGTTCAAGCCCGATCACAGCACGACGGGGCGAGATCGCGTCGCCATCATCCTTGGTGAGTTCGGGATATACCGCTTCGACCACCTCATGGGCGGTCAACTCGGCACTGCCCAGACGGGCCAGCAACTCGTCCCGATCTTTTAAACGCAGGTGTTTGGCAGCGGTTTCCAGCGCCTTGTCGGTGGCTTTGCGGCCCAGGTTTTCGAACCCGGCGCGGGCCAGTTCCTTACCCAGCTTGATGAAGCGTTCCCGGTCGACCTCGCGCAAGGCGCGGCGGATCGAGGTGCGGGCTTTGCCGGTGACTGCGATCTCAAGCCACGTGACCTGCGGGCTCTGGCCATCGGCGGTGATGATGTCCACCGACTGCCCGTTCTTGAGCCGGGTCCAAAGCGGCACACGAATGCCATCAACCTTGGCCCCCACGCAGGCATGACCAATGCGGGTGTGGATTGCGTAAGCAAAATCAATCGGCGTCGCCCCACGCGGCAGTTTCACCACATCGCCCTTGGGGGTGAAGCAGAACACCTGGTCCGAATACATCTCGAGCTTCACAGCTTCGAGGAAATCCTCATGATCATCCTCGCTGTCGAATTGCTCGGTCAGGTTTGCGATCCACTTTGCCGGGTCGACCGCAAAGGGGTTTTCGGACCGCACACCGTCGCGATAGGACCAGTGCGCTGCAACGCCGGTTTCGGCCACATCGTGCATCTGGCGGGTGCGGATCTGAACCTCGACCCTTTTGCCGTCGCGCCCCGAAACCGTTGTGTGGATCGAGCGATAACCGTTCGATTTCGGCTGGCTGATATAGTCCTTGAATCGCCCTGGCACCGCGCGCCAGCGCTGGTGGATGGCACCGAGTGTGCGGTAACAGTCTTCCTCGGTCTGGGTGATGATGCGGAACCCGTAGATGTCGGACAAACGTGAGAAACCCTGATCCTTTTCCTGCATCTTGCGCCAGATCGAATAGGGTTTCTTGGCGCGACCAAAGACTTCGGCTTCAATGCCCGCCTTTTCCAATTCGTGCCGCATGTCGCCGGTAATGCGATGGATCACGTCGCCGGTTTCGCGTTGCAGAGTGATAAAGCGGCGGATGATCGACTGGCGGCCTTCGGGGTTCAGGACGCGGAAGGCAAGGTCTTCGAGTTCCTCGCGCATCCATTGCATCCCCATGCGGCCCGCAAGCGGCGCGTAAATATCCATTGTCTCACGCGCTTTTTGCACCTGCTTTTCAGGGCGCATCGCCTTGATCGTGCGCATGTTGTGCAGGCGGTCGGCGAGTTTGACTAGAATAACCCGAAGGTCCTTGGACATGGCCATGAACAGCTTGCGGAAATTCTCGGCCTGTTTGGTTTCACGGCTGGACAGCTGCAGGTTGGTCAGCTTGGTGACGCCATCGACCAGCTTGGCGACCTCATCCCCGAACAGTTCGGTAACCTTGCCATAACTGGCTTTGGTGTCTTCGATCGTGTCGTGCAACAGGGCCGTTATAATGGTCGCATCATCCAGACGCTGTTCGGTCAGGATGGCGGCAACTGCAACGGGATGAGAGAAATAGGGCTCGCCGGAATGGCGAAACTGGCCTTCATGCATCTTTTGGCCAAATTCATAGGCCCTTTCGATGCGGTCGGCATTTGTCTTGGGATTGTAATTGCGGACCAGCGCAATCAGGTCTTCTTCTGAAATCATCCGGTCCGCACCTTTGTCGCTTGGGTTACCCCTGGCCCTGGGCCTCCATCAGAGCGCGCAGGAGCTTTTCTTCCGACATGTCGTCATCCGCAGGCTTGTCAGATTCCGCACCCATCAGCAGGGCCATCTGATCTTCTTCGGGCTCATCAACCTCGATCTGGGTCTGGTTGGCTTCGATCAGACGCTCGCGCAGCTCATCAGCGCTTTGGGTTTCGTCGGCGATTTCGCGTAGCGAGACGACAGGGTTCTTGTCGTTATCGCGGTCAACGGTGATCGGGCCACCAGCAGAAATCTCGCGCGCCCGGTGGGCTGCAAGCATCACCAGTTCGAACCGGTTCGGGACCTTGTCTACACAATCTTCGACCGTAACGCGGGCCATAGGGCGCTCTCCGTAAATGAATCCGTGGCAGGAAGGGGTTTATCTAAGCGCGAATCCCCGCCTTGACAAGCAAGAAATGCCGCAAATGCGAGGATCACAGAGGCTTGACCTCTGCCACCTCATCGGGTGGCAAGGCTGCAACCATCTGCGTCACTGTCCGGTCCAGAACGGGATGGCGCCAATCGGGGGCGACATCCATCATGGGAACAAGCACAAAAGCGCGGTCCTGCAAGCGCGGATGGGGCAGGATAAGGTGTTCCGGCGCAGATTTGGTCTGATCTTCGGGGGGAAGGGTCAGCCAGCGCTGGTATTCGGCGTCATCCGGCAGCACAAGTTCATCCCAACAGACCAGATCGAGGTCCAGAGTGCGCATGCCCCAACGCTGTTCACGGGCGCGCTCAAAATCATGTTCGATGCGGTGCAGCAGGTCCAGAACACCCTGTGGCGTGAGGTCCGATTCGATCAAAACCGCTGCGTTGACATAGTCCGGCCCTGCCCCTGCCGGAAAGCATGGGGTGGCAAAAAACCGGCTTGTCTCGCGAATCACCAAGCCCGCCTCGGCCATCGCGATCAGCGACCGCTCAAGTGTCACCTTGGGCCCACAACCTCTCAGACTGAGATTTGCCCCTAGGGCAATGACCGCTTTTGACAAGGTTTTGTCCACTTCAGACCCCATATTCGGACCAGAGAATACTTGCGATAAAGCCTAAAACACCTATTTTAAGGACACCATTGCACTGACCTATTACTTTATCACTCACGGAGCTCACGGTGCGGTGGCTTATACCGGAAGGACCATTTTATGTTTTACAAGGACGAACGGCTAGCGCTGTTCATCGACGGCTCGAATCTTTATGCAGCCGCCAAAGCACTGGGGTTTGACATCGACTACAAGTTGCTGCGTCAGGAATTTATGCGCAGAGGCAAACTGCTTAGAGCTTTCTACTACACAGCGCTACTGGAAAATGACGAGTATTCCCCGATCCGGCCTCTGGTGGACTGGCTGCACTATAATGGCTTCACCATGGTCACCAAACCGGCCAAGGAATACACCGACAGCATGGGGCGTCGGAAGGTCAAGGGAAACATGGATATCGAGCTTACCGTCGATGCCATGGAACTGGCACCACGCGTTGATCATATCGTACTGTTTTCGGGCGATGGGGATTTCCGCCCGCTGATCGCAAGCCTGCAACGGCAGGGCGTACGTGTTTCCGTTGTTTCGACCATCCGTAGCCAGCCGCCGATGATTTCGGACGAACTGCGCCGCCAGGCCGATAACTTCATTGAGCTGGAAGACCTGCGCGACGTGATCGGCCGCCCTCCGCGCGAGATGCCGACTGAACCCCGCAGCGTCGCAGCTGCAGGCGGGCACTGACCCCACCAAACCCCACCACTCACCAATGGGGGTTGGCAAGAATATGCGCGGCCAGGGCCAGAAGCCCTGGCCGCGCGACTTTAAAGGTATAGGTGCTGAAAACACCCTTGTGCTAACAGCGATTCATGTCAGTGAAATGACGCAGTGCTGTCTGGACCATGGCAATGAAAAGACCTAGGTGTTCGGTCCAGGAGATCGCCGAATGACAAAGCCGCCGCTGACATTATATCTGGCCGCCCCGCGCGGGTTCTGCGCCGGAGTGGACCGTGCCATCAAGATTGTGGAAATGGCCCTTCAAAAATGGGGGGCGCCTGTCTATGTGCGCCATGAGATTGTTCACAACAAATTCGTCGTCGACGGTCTGCGCGCCAAGGGTGCCGTGTTTGTCGAGGAGCTGGACGAATGCCCTGATGATCGCCCCGTGATCTTCTCGGCCCACGGTGTGCCAAAATCGGTGCCCGCCACAGCAGCCCAGCGCGAGATGATATATGTCGACGCCACCTGCCCGCTTGTATCCAAGGTACATGTCGAGGCGCAGCGCCATGCGGATGCCGGGCTGCAGATGATCATGATCGGCCACAAGGGCCACCCCGAAACCATCGGCACCATGGGACAGCTGCCCGATGGCGAGGTGCTGCTGGTTGAAACGGTAGAAGATGTGGCGCAGGTCGCTGTGCGTAACCCCGAAAAGCTGGCCTTTGTCACCCAGACAACCCTATCGGTGGATGACACCAAGGACATTATTGCCGCGCTTGAGGCCCGCTTCCCCGCCATCGTCGGGCCGCACAAGGAAGACATTTGTTATGCCACCACCAACCGGCAGGAAGCGGTGAAAGCCGTCGCTCCGAAAGCCGATGCCTTGCTGGTGGTGGGTGCGCCGAACTCATCGAATTCACGTCGTCTGGTCGAGGTCGCCTCGCGCGCCGGATGCAGTTATGCGCAGCTGGTGCAGCGCGCGACCGAGATCGACTGGCGTGCGCTGGAAGGAATTTCCAGCATTGCGGTTAGCGCCGGGGCATCCGCGCCCGAGGTGCTGGTGAACGAGGTGATCGATGCATTCCGCGACCACTACGATGTCACCGTCGAGCTGGTCGAAACCGCTGTCGAGAATGTCGAGTTCAAAGTTCCCCGCGTATTGCGGGAACCAGCATGAGCGGCATCCCCCGCGCGCCGTTATTCCTTGGTTTGGCTGGGCTGATCCCGTTTGTCTGGGGCGCGCTGACTTATCTGAACGGTGATTTGAACGATTGGGGTCGGCAGACGCTGGGGTCGCGCTTCGTGGGGCCGTATATTCAGCTATTCTATGGCTCGGTGATCCTGAGTTTCATGTCGGGCGTGTTGTGGGGCTTCGCCACCAAAACCTCAGGCAGCAAAGCTGCGGCCTGTTACACCTTGTCGGTGTTGCCTGCACTTTGGGCATTTTTCACGACCGGCGGCGGTCCGGTGAATGCGGGCACCAACCTGATGTATGGGTTTGCGGGCTTGCTTTTGCTGGACGCCATGTTCTCATATTGGCGGTTGACCCCGGTCTGGTGGATGCGGCTGCGCGTCCTGCTAACCGCTGTCGTGCTGACCTGTCTTGCTGTGGGAGTTTACCTGTGAGTGATGAACGGACCATCAAGGCCTACACGGATCGCGTTGCGGATTACCTAAGGATCCCCCTGCCCGCCGAGCAGCTAGAGGCGCGTCAGGCTTTTGTAGATGCGGTCCGCGAGGGTGGATATGTGCTGGATCTGGGCTCGGGTCCCGGATCAGACAGCGCGTTTCTGATGCGGCAAGGGCTGAAGGTACGGGCGCTGGATGCAACCCCTGCCTTTGTTGAACATGCGCGGAGCAACGGTGTTGACGCCCACCTTGGCACCTTCGATGACGTCACAGAGGTAGCAGAGTATGACGGCGTCTATGCCAGTTTCTGCCTGCTGCACGCCCCGCGCGCCGATTTCCTGCGTCATCTGAACGCGATCCACACCGCACTGAAGCCGGGCGGGCAGCTGTTCCTGGGAATGAAGCTGGGCACGGGCGAGCATCGCGATGATTTGGACCGTTACTATACCTATTATTCAGAGGCCCAGATCAAGGACGCCCTGACCTCGGCAGGTTTCATCATTGATCGTTCCGTGCAGGGAATGGGGAAGGGTTTGGCCGGGTCTTACGACGGGTTCATTCTGGTATTCGCTCATGCCTGATCTCTTTGCCTATACCGATGGTGCCTGTTCCGGAAATCCCGGCCCCGGCGGCTGGGGCGTACTGCTGCGCGCGATGGATGGCGAGACCATCCTGAAAGAACGCGAGCTGAGCGGAGGCGAAGCCGAGACAACCAACAACCGGATGGAACTGCTGGCTGCAATCAGTGCTTTGGAGACGCTGGAGCGGCCCTCGAAGCTGACTATCGTCACCGACAGCGCTTATGTGAAGAACGGCGTTACGGGATGGATTTTCGGGTGGAAGCGGAACGGCTGGAAGACGTCGAACAAGAAGCCGGTCAAAAATGTCGATCTGTGGCAGCGGCTGGATGAGGCGCAAGAGCGGCATCAGGTGACATGGGAATGGGTCAAGGGTCATGCGGGCCATCCCGAAAATGAACGCGCGGATGAGTTGGCACGCGCCGGCATGGCCCCATTCAAACCTAAGAAGGCGCAGGCGTGAGCGGGCTTGCCCTGCTGGATTACGCCTCGGTTTTGGTCTTTGCGCTGACCGGTGCGCTGGTGGCCAGCCGAGCGCAGCTTGATCTGGTCGGGTTTGCCTTCATCGCCTGTCTGACGGCAGTGGGCGGTGGTACCGTACGCGACTTGCTGCTGGACCGACATCCGATCTTCTGGGTCGGTCAGCCCGCTTATATCCTGATCGCTTGCGGCGCTGCGGTGCTGGTATTTTTTACCGCTCATCTGGTCGAAAGCCGGTATAATTGGCTGGTTTGGTTGGACAGTTTCGCCCTGTCCATCGCGGTCGCTGCTGGCACGGGTGCGGCGTTGTCGTTGGATCAATCCGGTATCATCGTAGTGCTGATGGGGGTGACCACGGGCTGTTTGGGCGGCTTGATGCGTGACGTGGTGTGCAACGAGGTGCCGCTGGTACTGAAACAG
The Ruegeria sp. SCSIO 43209 genome window above contains:
- a CDS encoding bifunctional (p)ppGpp synthetase/guanosine-3',5'-bis(diphosphate) 3'-pyrophosphohydrolase codes for the protein MISEEDLIALVRNYNPKTNADRIERAYEFGQKMHEGQFRHSGEPYFSHPVAVAAILTEQRLDDATIITALLHDTIEDTKASYGKVTELFGDEVAKLVDGVTKLTNLQLSSRETKQAENFRKLFMAMSKDLRVILVKLADRLHNMRTIKAMRPEKQVQKARETMDIYAPLAGRMGMQWMREELEDLAFRVLNPEGRQSIIRRFITLQRETGDVIHRITGDMRHELEKAGIEAEVFGRAKKPYSIWRKMQEKDQGFSRLSDIYGFRIITQTEEDCYRTLGAIHQRWRAVPGRFKDYISQPKSNGYRSIHTTVSGRDGKRVEVQIRTRQMHDVAETGVAAHWSYRDGVRSENPFAVDPAKWIANLTEQFDSEDDHEDFLEAVKLEMYSDQVFCFTPKGDVVKLPRGATPIDFAYAIHTRIGHACVGAKVDGIRVPLWTRLKNGQSVDIITADGQSPQVTWLEIAVTGKARTSIRRALREVDRERFIKLGKELARAGFENLGRKATDKALETAAKHLRLKDRDELLARLGSAELTAHEVVEAVYPELTKDDGDAISPRRAVIGLEPGQKFDRAPCCQPLPGERIVGITYRGKGVVVHAIDCDRLTEFENEPERWVDLHWHSGTHPAVYGATLDLTIGNDAGVLGRICTLIGEKKANISNLEFVDRKPDFYRLMINVELRDLEQLHSLMLMLEAESDVAAVERYRESAKPAVAAG
- the rpoZ gene encoding DNA-directed RNA polymerase subunit omega is translated as MARVTVEDCVDKVPNRFELVMLAAHRAREISAGGPITVDRDNDKNPVVSLREIADETQSADELRERLIEANQTQIEVDEPEEDQMALLMGAESDKPADDDMSEEKLLRALMEAQGQG
- the folK gene encoding 2-amino-4-hydroxy-6-hydroxymethyldihydropteridine diphosphokinase: MGSEVDKTLSKAVIALGANLSLRGCGPKVTLERSLIAMAEAGLVIRETSRFFATPCFPAGAGPDYVNAAVLIESDLTPQGVLDLLHRIEHDFERAREQRWGMRTLDLDLVCWDELVLPDDAEYQRWLTLPPEDQTKSAPEHLILPHPRLQDRAFVLVPMMDVAPDWRHPVLDRTVTQMVAALPPDEVAEVKPL
- a CDS encoding NYN domain-containing protein, yielding MFYKDERLALFIDGSNLYAAAKALGFDIDYKLLRQEFMRRGKLLRAFYYTALLENDEYSPIRPLVDWLHYNGFTMVTKPAKEYTDSMGRRKVKGNMDIELTVDAMELAPRVDHIVLFSGDGDFRPLIASLQRQGVRVSVVSTIRSQPPMISDELRRQADNFIELEDLRDVIGRPPREMPTEPRSVAAAGGH
- the ispH gene encoding 4-hydroxy-3-methylbut-2-enyl diphosphate reductase; the protein is MTKPPLTLYLAAPRGFCAGVDRAIKIVEMALQKWGAPVYVRHEIVHNKFVVDGLRAKGAVFVEELDECPDDRPVIFSAHGVPKSVPATAAQREMIYVDATCPLVSKVHVEAQRHADAGLQMIMIGHKGHPETIGTMGQLPDGEVLLVETVEDVAQVAVRNPEKLAFVTQTTLSVDDTKDIIAALEARFPAIVGPHKEDICYATTNRQEAVKAVAPKADALLVVGAPNSSNSRRLVEVASRAGCSYAQLVQRATEIDWRALEGISSIAVSAGASAPEVLVNEVIDAFRDHYDVTVELVETAVENVEFKVPRVLREPA
- a CDS encoding DUF3429 domain-containing protein, producing MSGIPRAPLFLGLAGLIPFVWGALTYLNGDLNDWGRQTLGSRFVGPYIQLFYGSVILSFMSGVLWGFATKTSGSKAAACYTLSVLPALWAFFTTGGGPVNAGTNLMYGFAGLLLLDAMFSYWRLTPVWWMRLRVLLTAVVLTCLAVGVYL
- a CDS encoding bifunctional 2-polyprenyl-6-hydroxyphenol methylase/3-demethylubiquinol 3-O-methyltransferase UbiG, with the translated sequence MSDERTIKAYTDRVADYLRIPLPAEQLEARQAFVDAVREGGYVLDLGSGPGSDSAFLMRQGLKVRALDATPAFVEHARSNGVDAHLGTFDDVTEVAEYDGVYASFCLLHAPRADFLRHLNAIHTALKPGGQLFLGMKLGTGEHRDDLDRYYTYYSEAQIKDALTSAGFIIDRSVQGMGKGLAGSYDGFILVFAHA
- the rnhA gene encoding ribonuclease HI, translating into MPDLFAYTDGACSGNPGPGGWGVLLRAMDGETILKERELSGGEAETTNNRMELLAAISALETLERPSKLTIVTDSAYVKNGVTGWIFGWKRNGWKTSNKKPVKNVDLWQRLDEAQERHQVTWEWVKGHAGHPENERADELARAGMAPFKPKKAQA
- a CDS encoding trimeric intracellular cation channel family protein, coding for MSGLALLDYASVLVFALTGALVASRAQLDLVGFAFIACLTAVGGGTVRDLLLDRHPIFWVGQPAYILIACGAAVLVFFTAHLVESRYNWLVWLDSFALSIAVAAGTGAALSLDQSGIIVVLMGVTTGCLGGLMRDVVCNEVPLVLKQGELYVSCAFIGALTAVFATRLGLEGLLALGLCALICWALRAGSLLFGWQLPVYKARPPRQ